One window of the Salvia splendens isolate huo1 chromosome 1, SspV2, whole genome shotgun sequence genome contains the following:
- the LOC121743125 gene encoding protein HIRA-like isoform X3 — MSTGICTAVLRGHSSLVKGVAWDPIGSFIASQSDDKTVIIWRTSDWSLVHRTDGHWAKSLGSTFFRRLGWSPCGHFITTTHGFQKPRHSAPVLERGEWSATFDFLGHSAPIIVAKFNHSMFRRTLSNSEDLKTSLVGWSNGSSKVEGKELQPYNVIAIGSQDRTITLWTTVSPRPLFVAKHFFAQSVVDLTWSPDGYSIFACSLDGTVATFHFDASEIGYKLTDAELDDFKRNRYGDARGRQGNLAETPAQLLLEAASVKQTLSKKIRAVVPESQASLRPSVDLGVTKKINKTVVNDRKKTDDAIGDVSNKVVSARMSNPVNQKEYRCPDGRKRIIPEAVGVTAHHERTSIGDHSEGLQLVVNSLDHNKDNNGEIHTGNGTREGSIRKVIGGSADIRECSGLTARASISENLIIEKVPASGSKETCTNVEHVSQLPSGSILSIRVFEKKQGEDAICLEACPREHAVNDIVGAGNTLMIRETELSCTRGSQNLWSDRISGKVTVLSGNSNFWAVGCEDGSLQVYTRCGRRAMPTLMMGSGAVFIDCDEFWKLLVVTRKASLYVWDLFNKTCLLQDSLASLVTTDLKSDAGTVKVISAKLSTSGSPLVVLATRHAYLFDMSLKCWLRVADDCFPASNFSSSWTLGSALSGELAALQVDVRKYLARKPGWSRVTDDGMQTRAHLEAQLASALALNSPNEYCQCLLSYVRFLAREADESRLREVCENFLGPPLGMAESGSDAKSPVWDPSILGMDKHKLLREDILPAMASNRKVQRLLNEFMDLLSEYATIETNSEQKNRPQPTSPSHPTKDAMDSNSPTIEREDCYPAATCENVLEPAATTADPTLQYTDEMDVVTMTRESQADSVKTTSQTTDEMNIDIPVSDQVENAAPSTKQDS; from the exons ATGAGTACCGGAATCTGCACTGCAGTTCTTCGTGGTCATTCTAGTCTTGTAAAAGGTGTAGCCTGGGATCCTATTGGGTCATTTATAGCTAGTCAATCAGATGACAAGACTGTCATAATATGGCGAACAAGTGATTGGAGCCTTGTTCATAGAACTGATGGTCACTGGGCTAAATCT CTTGGTTCCACCTTCTTCAGACGGCTTGGCTGGTCACCGTGCGGTCATTTTATAACAACGACACATGGTTTTCAGAAGCCCAGGCATTCTGCACCTGTTCTCGAGAGAGGGGAATGGTCTGCCACGTTTGACTTTTTAGGACATAGTGCACCAATCATTGTTGCTAAGTTCAATCATTCAATGTTTAGGAGGACTCTGTCCAATTCCGAGGACTTAAAAACTTCATTGGTTGGTTGGAGCAATGGTTCTTCAAAGGTTGAAGGAAAAGAATTACAGCCATATAATGTTATTGCAATAGGAAGTCAGGACCGCACCATAACTCTGTGGACTACAGTTAGCCCTAGACCTCTTTTTGTGGCTAAGCATTTCTTCGCTCAAAGTGTGGTGGACCTCACCTG GAGCCCTGACGGGTACTCAATATTTGCTTGTTCCTTGGATGGGACAGTGGCGACATTTCATTTTGATGCGAGTGAAATTGGATATAAATTAACTGATGCTGAACTAGATGATTTTAAGAGGAATCGCTATGGCGATGCCAGAGGTCGTCAGGGTAACTTAGCTGAGACTCCAGCTCAGTTATTGCTTGAAGCAGCATCTGTGAAGCAAACTCTGAGTAAAAAGATACGTGCAGTTGTTCCAGAGAGTCAGGCATCTTTGAGACCTTCTGTTGATTTAGGggttactaaaaaaattaataagacTGTTGTAAATGATAGAAAGAAAACTGATGATGCTATCGGTGATGTGTCGAACAAGGTGGTCTCTGCTCGGATGTCAAATCCTGTAAATCAGAAAGAATATAGATGCCCTGATGGTCGGAAAAGGATAATACCGGAAGCAGTTGGTGTTACTGCCCATCACGAGAGAACATCTATTGGTGATCACTCAGAAGGTCTTCAGTTAGTTGTGAATTCTTTAGATCATAACAAGGATAATAATGGAGAGATACATACTGGTAATGGTACTCGAGAAGGTTCAATAAGAAAGGTTATAGGTGGGAGTGCTGATATAAGAGAGTGTTCTGGTCTCACTGCTAGAGCATCTATTAGTGAGAACTTGATTATTGAGAAGGTTCCAGCCTCTGGTAGTAAAGAAACATGCACTAATGTCGAGCATGTTAGTCAACTACCTTCTGGTAGTATTCTTTCAATACGAGTATTTGAAAAGAAACAAGGGGAAGATGCAATTTGCTTAGAAGCCTGTCCAAGAGAGCATGCAGTTAATGACATTGTGGGAGCAGGAAACACTTTAATGATCAGAGAAACAGAACTTTCCTGTACACGAGGCTCTCAGAATCTTTGGTCCGATAGGATCTCTGGGAAGGTCACTGTCTTGTCTGGAAATTCGAACTTCTGGGCTGTTGGTTGTGAAGATGGATCACTCCAG GTTTACACAAGATGTGGGAGGCGAGCCATGCCAACCCTGATGATGGGTTCTGGAGCAGTATTTATTGATTGCGATGAATTCTGGAAGTTGTTAGTTGTCACAAGGAAGGCGTCCTTGTATGTTTGGGATCTTTTCAACAAGACATGTCTACTTCAGGATTCCTTAGCTTCACTGGTAACGACAGACCTAAAATCCGATGCTG GTACTGTCAAagttatatctgcaaaactatCCACATCTGGATCTCCCCTTGTTGTCTTGGCTACACGCCATGCATATCTTTTTGACATGAGTCTTAAGTGTTGGCTGAGAGTTGCAGATGATTGTTTTCCTGCATCAAATTTCTCTAGCTCATGGACCCTAGGTTCGGCACTTAGCGGTGAGCTGGCTGCGTTACAGGTTGATGTCCGGAAATACCTGGCACGGAAACCAGGGTGGAGCAG AGTGACTGATGATGGAATGCAAACGCGTGCTCATTTGGAAGCTCAGCTGGCATCTGCTTTGGCTTTGAATTCTCCCAATGAATATTGCCAATGTCTTCTGTCGTATGTTCGCTTTTTAGCAAG AGAGGCAGATGAGTCCCGCCTAAGAGAAGTTTGTGAGAACTTTCTTGGACCCCCCCTTGGAATGGCTGAATCTGGATCGGATGCAAAATCACCAGTGTGGGACCCTTCTATTCTT GGTATGGATAAGCACAAGCTTCTCCGCGAAGACATTCTTCCGGCTATGGCATCCAACAGGAAAGTCCAACGGTTACTCAACGAGTTCATGGATCTCCTTTCTGAATATGCCACCATTGAGACAAACTCTGAGCAGAAGAATCGACCACAACCGACTTCACCATCCCATCCCACAAAAGATGCAATGGATTCCAACTCTCCTACAATAGAGAGAGAAGATTGTTATCCAGCAGCCACTTGTGAGAATGTTCTCGAGCCAGCTGCTACCACAGCGGATCCTACTCTGCAGTATACTGATGAAATGGATGTTGTGACAATGACGAGAGAATCTCAAGCAGATTCTGTTAAAACTACGTCACAAACAACAGATGAAATGAATATAGACATCCCTGTCTCAGATCAAGTGGAAAATGCTGCCCCATCTACAAAACAGGACTCTTGA
- the LOC121743125 gene encoding protein HIRA-like isoform X2, whose product MIAEKPSWIKHGTSQIFSIDIQPGGLRFATGGGDHKVHIWNTKYVGREKQNDDSASKLLATLRDHFGSVNCVRWAKHGRYIASGSDDQVILVHERKPGSGTAEFGSGEPPDVENWKVTMTLRGHTADVVDLNWSPDDSTLASGSLDNTIHVWDMSTGICTAVLRGHSSLVKGVAWDPIGSFIASQSDDKTVIIWRTSDWSLVHRTDGHWAKSLGSTFFRRLGWSPCGHFITTTHGFQKPRHSAPVLERGEWRTLSNSEDLKTSLVGWSNGSSKVEGKELQPYNVIAIGSQDRTITLWTTVSPRPLFVAKHFFAQSVVDLTWSPDGYSIFACSLDGTVATFHFDASEIGYKLTDAELDDFKRNRYGDARGRQGNLAETPAQLLLEAASVKQTLSKKIRAVVPESQASLRPSVDLGVTKKINKTVVNDRKKTDDAIGDVSNKVVSARMSNPVNQKEYRCPDGRKRIIPEAVGVTAHHERTSIGDHSEGLQLVVNSLDHNKDNNGEIHTGNGTREGSIRKVIGGSADIRECSGLTARASISENLIIEKVPASGSKETCTNVEHVSQLPSGSILSIRVFEKKQGEDAICLEACPREHAVNDIVGAGNTLMIRETELSCTRGSQNLWSDRISGKVTVLSGNSNFWAVGCEDGSLQVYTRCGRRAMPTLMMGSGAVFIDCDEFWKLLVVTRKASLYVWDLFNKTCLLQDSLASLVTTDLKSDAGTVKVISAKLSTSGSPLVVLATRHAYLFDMSLKCWLRVADDCFPASNFSSSWTLGSALSGELAALQVDVRKYLARKPGWSRVTDDGMQTRAHLEAQLASALALNSPNEYCQCLLSYVRFLAREADESRLREVCENFLGPPLGMAESGSDAKSPVWDPSILGMDKHKLLREDILPAMASNRKVQRLLNEFMDLLSEYATIETNSEQKNRPQPTSPSHPTKDAMDSNSPTIEREDCYPAATCENVLEPAATTADPTLQYTDEMDVVTMTRESQADSVKTTSQTTDEMNIDIPVSDQVENAAPSTKQDS is encoded by the exons ATGATCGCGGAGAAACCTAGTTGGATTAAGCATGGCACCTCTCAGATATTCTCCATTGATATTCAGCCTGGTGGCCTCAGGTTTGCCACTGGTGGTGGTGATCATAAG GTTCACATTTGGAACACAAAATATGTTGGCAGAGAGAAGCAAAATGATGATTCAGCTTCAAAGCTTCTTGCAACACTGCGGGATCATTTTGGGTCTGTTAACTGTGTTAGATGGGCTAAGCACGGAAGGTATATTGCATCTGGATCAGATGATCAAGTTATTCTAGTTCATGAGCGGAAGCCTGGCTCGGGAACCGCAGAGTTCGGCAGTGGAGAGCCGCCTGATGTTGAGAACTGGAAAGTTACGATGACTTTGAGAGGTCACACTGCTGATGTG GTGGATCTTAATTGGTCTCCTGATGACTCAACATTGGCCAGTGGGAGTCTGGACAATACCATTCATGTTTGGGACATGAGTACCGGAATCTGCACTGCAGTTCTTCGTGGTCATTCTAGTCTTGTAAAAGGTGTAGCCTGGGATCCTATTGGGTCATTTATAGCTAGTCAATCAGATGACAAGACTGTCATAATATGGCGAACAAGTGATTGGAGCCTTGTTCATAGAACTGATGGTCACTGGGCTAAATCT CTTGGTTCCACCTTCTTCAGACGGCTTGGCTGGTCACCGTGCGGTCATTTTATAACAACGACACATGGTTTTCAGAAGCCCAGGCATTCTGCACCTGTTCTCGAGAGAGGGGAATG GAGGACTCTGTCCAATTCCGAGGACTTAAAAACTTCATTGGTTGGTTGGAGCAATGGTTCTTCAAAGGTTGAAGGAAAAGAATTACAGCCATATAATGTTATTGCAATAGGAAGTCAGGACCGCACCATAACTCTGTGGACTACAGTTAGCCCTAGACCTCTTTTTGTGGCTAAGCATTTCTTCGCTCAAAGTGTGGTGGACCTCACCTG GAGCCCTGACGGGTACTCAATATTTGCTTGTTCCTTGGATGGGACAGTGGCGACATTTCATTTTGATGCGAGTGAAATTGGATATAAATTAACTGATGCTGAACTAGATGATTTTAAGAGGAATCGCTATGGCGATGCCAGAGGTCGTCAGGGTAACTTAGCTGAGACTCCAGCTCAGTTATTGCTTGAAGCAGCATCTGTGAAGCAAACTCTGAGTAAAAAGATACGTGCAGTTGTTCCAGAGAGTCAGGCATCTTTGAGACCTTCTGTTGATTTAGGggttactaaaaaaattaataagacTGTTGTAAATGATAGAAAGAAAACTGATGATGCTATCGGTGATGTGTCGAACAAGGTGGTCTCTGCTCGGATGTCAAATCCTGTAAATCAGAAAGAATATAGATGCCCTGATGGTCGGAAAAGGATAATACCGGAAGCAGTTGGTGTTACTGCCCATCACGAGAGAACATCTATTGGTGATCACTCAGAAGGTCTTCAGTTAGTTGTGAATTCTTTAGATCATAACAAGGATAATAATGGAGAGATACATACTGGTAATGGTACTCGAGAAGGTTCAATAAGAAAGGTTATAGGTGGGAGTGCTGATATAAGAGAGTGTTCTGGTCTCACTGCTAGAGCATCTATTAGTGAGAACTTGATTATTGAGAAGGTTCCAGCCTCTGGTAGTAAAGAAACATGCACTAATGTCGAGCATGTTAGTCAACTACCTTCTGGTAGTATTCTTTCAATACGAGTATTTGAAAAGAAACAAGGGGAAGATGCAATTTGCTTAGAAGCCTGTCCAAGAGAGCATGCAGTTAATGACATTGTGGGAGCAGGAAACACTTTAATGATCAGAGAAACAGAACTTTCCTGTACACGAGGCTCTCAGAATCTTTGGTCCGATAGGATCTCTGGGAAGGTCACTGTCTTGTCTGGAAATTCGAACTTCTGGGCTGTTGGTTGTGAAGATGGATCACTCCAG GTTTACACAAGATGTGGGAGGCGAGCCATGCCAACCCTGATGATGGGTTCTGGAGCAGTATTTATTGATTGCGATGAATTCTGGAAGTTGTTAGTTGTCACAAGGAAGGCGTCCTTGTATGTTTGGGATCTTTTCAACAAGACATGTCTACTTCAGGATTCCTTAGCTTCACTGGTAACGACAGACCTAAAATCCGATGCTG GTACTGTCAAagttatatctgcaaaactatCCACATCTGGATCTCCCCTTGTTGTCTTGGCTACACGCCATGCATATCTTTTTGACATGAGTCTTAAGTGTTGGCTGAGAGTTGCAGATGATTGTTTTCCTGCATCAAATTTCTCTAGCTCATGGACCCTAGGTTCGGCACTTAGCGGTGAGCTGGCTGCGTTACAGGTTGATGTCCGGAAATACCTGGCACGGAAACCAGGGTGGAGCAG AGTGACTGATGATGGAATGCAAACGCGTGCTCATTTGGAAGCTCAGCTGGCATCTGCTTTGGCTTTGAATTCTCCCAATGAATATTGCCAATGTCTTCTGTCGTATGTTCGCTTTTTAGCAAG AGAGGCAGATGAGTCCCGCCTAAGAGAAGTTTGTGAGAACTTTCTTGGACCCCCCCTTGGAATGGCTGAATCTGGATCGGATGCAAAATCACCAGTGTGGGACCCTTCTATTCTT GGTATGGATAAGCACAAGCTTCTCCGCGAAGACATTCTTCCGGCTATGGCATCCAACAGGAAAGTCCAACGGTTACTCAACGAGTTCATGGATCTCCTTTCTGAATATGCCACCATTGAGACAAACTCTGAGCAGAAGAATCGACCACAACCGACTTCACCATCCCATCCCACAAAAGATGCAATGGATTCCAACTCTCCTACAATAGAGAGAGAAGATTGTTATCCAGCAGCCACTTGTGAGAATGTTCTCGAGCCAGCTGCTACCACAGCGGATCCTACTCTGCAGTATACTGATGAAATGGATGTTGTGACAATGACGAGAGAATCTCAAGCAGATTCTGTTAAAACTACGTCACAAACAACAGATGAAATGAATATAGACATCCCTGTCTCAGATCAAGTGGAAAATGCTGCCCCATCTACAAAACAGGACTCTTGA
- the LOC121743125 gene encoding protein HIRA-like isoform X1, producing MIAEKPSWIKHGTSQIFSIDIQPGGLRFATGGGDHKVHIWNTKYVGREKQNDDSASKLLATLRDHFGSVNCVRWAKHGRYIASGSDDQVILVHERKPGSGTAEFGSGEPPDVENWKVTMTLRGHTADVVDLNWSPDDSTLASGSLDNTIHVWDMSTGICTAVLRGHSSLVKGVAWDPIGSFIASQSDDKTVIIWRTSDWSLVHRTDGHWAKSLGSTFFRRLGWSPCGHFITTTHGFQKPRHSAPVLERGEWSATFDFLGHSAPIIVAKFNHSMFRRTLSNSEDLKTSLVGWSNGSSKVEGKELQPYNVIAIGSQDRTITLWTTVSPRPLFVAKHFFAQSVVDLTWSPDGYSIFACSLDGTVATFHFDASEIGYKLTDAELDDFKRNRYGDARGRQGNLAETPAQLLLEAASVKQTLSKKIRAVVPESQASLRPSVDLGVTKKINKTVVNDRKKTDDAIGDVSNKVVSARMSNPVNQKEYRCPDGRKRIIPEAVGVTAHHERTSIGDHSEGLQLVVNSLDHNKDNNGEIHTGNGTREGSIRKVIGGSADIRECSGLTARASISENLIIEKVPASGSKETCTNVEHVSQLPSGSILSIRVFEKKQGEDAICLEACPREHAVNDIVGAGNTLMIRETELSCTRGSQNLWSDRISGKVTVLSGNSNFWAVGCEDGSLQVYTRCGRRAMPTLMMGSGAVFIDCDEFWKLLVVTRKASLYVWDLFNKTCLLQDSLASLVTTDLKSDAGTVKVISAKLSTSGSPLVVLATRHAYLFDMSLKCWLRVADDCFPASNFSSSWTLGSALSGELAALQVDVRKYLARKPGWSRVTDDGMQTRAHLEAQLASALALNSPNEYCQCLLSYVRFLAREADESRLREVCENFLGPPLGMAESGSDAKSPVWDPSILGMDKHKLLREDILPAMASNRKVQRLLNEFMDLLSEYATIETNSEQKNRPQPTSPSHPTKDAMDSNSPTIEREDCYPAATCENVLEPAATTADPTLQYTDEMDVVTMTRESQADSVKTTSQTTDEMNIDIPVSDQVENAAPSTKQDS from the exons ATGATCGCGGAGAAACCTAGTTGGATTAAGCATGGCACCTCTCAGATATTCTCCATTGATATTCAGCCTGGTGGCCTCAGGTTTGCCACTGGTGGTGGTGATCATAAG GTTCACATTTGGAACACAAAATATGTTGGCAGAGAGAAGCAAAATGATGATTCAGCTTCAAAGCTTCTTGCAACACTGCGGGATCATTTTGGGTCTGTTAACTGTGTTAGATGGGCTAAGCACGGAAGGTATATTGCATCTGGATCAGATGATCAAGTTATTCTAGTTCATGAGCGGAAGCCTGGCTCGGGAACCGCAGAGTTCGGCAGTGGAGAGCCGCCTGATGTTGAGAACTGGAAAGTTACGATGACTTTGAGAGGTCACACTGCTGATGTG GTGGATCTTAATTGGTCTCCTGATGACTCAACATTGGCCAGTGGGAGTCTGGACAATACCATTCATGTTTGGGACATGAGTACCGGAATCTGCACTGCAGTTCTTCGTGGTCATTCTAGTCTTGTAAAAGGTGTAGCCTGGGATCCTATTGGGTCATTTATAGCTAGTCAATCAGATGACAAGACTGTCATAATATGGCGAACAAGTGATTGGAGCCTTGTTCATAGAACTGATGGTCACTGGGCTAAATCT CTTGGTTCCACCTTCTTCAGACGGCTTGGCTGGTCACCGTGCGGTCATTTTATAACAACGACACATGGTTTTCAGAAGCCCAGGCATTCTGCACCTGTTCTCGAGAGAGGGGAATGGTCTGCCACGTTTGACTTTTTAGGACATAGTGCACCAATCATTGTTGCTAAGTTCAATCATTCAATGTTTAGGAGGACTCTGTCCAATTCCGAGGACTTAAAAACTTCATTGGTTGGTTGGAGCAATGGTTCTTCAAAGGTTGAAGGAAAAGAATTACAGCCATATAATGTTATTGCAATAGGAAGTCAGGACCGCACCATAACTCTGTGGACTACAGTTAGCCCTAGACCTCTTTTTGTGGCTAAGCATTTCTTCGCTCAAAGTGTGGTGGACCTCACCTG GAGCCCTGACGGGTACTCAATATTTGCTTGTTCCTTGGATGGGACAGTGGCGACATTTCATTTTGATGCGAGTGAAATTGGATATAAATTAACTGATGCTGAACTAGATGATTTTAAGAGGAATCGCTATGGCGATGCCAGAGGTCGTCAGGGTAACTTAGCTGAGACTCCAGCTCAGTTATTGCTTGAAGCAGCATCTGTGAAGCAAACTCTGAGTAAAAAGATACGTGCAGTTGTTCCAGAGAGTCAGGCATCTTTGAGACCTTCTGTTGATTTAGGggttactaaaaaaattaataagacTGTTGTAAATGATAGAAAGAAAACTGATGATGCTATCGGTGATGTGTCGAACAAGGTGGTCTCTGCTCGGATGTCAAATCCTGTAAATCAGAAAGAATATAGATGCCCTGATGGTCGGAAAAGGATAATACCGGAAGCAGTTGGTGTTACTGCCCATCACGAGAGAACATCTATTGGTGATCACTCAGAAGGTCTTCAGTTAGTTGTGAATTCTTTAGATCATAACAAGGATAATAATGGAGAGATACATACTGGTAATGGTACTCGAGAAGGTTCAATAAGAAAGGTTATAGGTGGGAGTGCTGATATAAGAGAGTGTTCTGGTCTCACTGCTAGAGCATCTATTAGTGAGAACTTGATTATTGAGAAGGTTCCAGCCTCTGGTAGTAAAGAAACATGCACTAATGTCGAGCATGTTAGTCAACTACCTTCTGGTAGTATTCTTTCAATACGAGTATTTGAAAAGAAACAAGGGGAAGATGCAATTTGCTTAGAAGCCTGTCCAAGAGAGCATGCAGTTAATGACATTGTGGGAGCAGGAAACACTTTAATGATCAGAGAAACAGAACTTTCCTGTACACGAGGCTCTCAGAATCTTTGGTCCGATAGGATCTCTGGGAAGGTCACTGTCTTGTCTGGAAATTCGAACTTCTGGGCTGTTGGTTGTGAAGATGGATCACTCCAG GTTTACACAAGATGTGGGAGGCGAGCCATGCCAACCCTGATGATGGGTTCTGGAGCAGTATTTATTGATTGCGATGAATTCTGGAAGTTGTTAGTTGTCACAAGGAAGGCGTCCTTGTATGTTTGGGATCTTTTCAACAAGACATGTCTACTTCAGGATTCCTTAGCTTCACTGGTAACGACAGACCTAAAATCCGATGCTG GTACTGTCAAagttatatctgcaaaactatCCACATCTGGATCTCCCCTTGTTGTCTTGGCTACACGCCATGCATATCTTTTTGACATGAGTCTTAAGTGTTGGCTGAGAGTTGCAGATGATTGTTTTCCTGCATCAAATTTCTCTAGCTCATGGACCCTAGGTTCGGCACTTAGCGGTGAGCTGGCTGCGTTACAGGTTGATGTCCGGAAATACCTGGCACGGAAACCAGGGTGGAGCAG AGTGACTGATGATGGAATGCAAACGCGTGCTCATTTGGAAGCTCAGCTGGCATCTGCTTTGGCTTTGAATTCTCCCAATGAATATTGCCAATGTCTTCTGTCGTATGTTCGCTTTTTAGCAAG AGAGGCAGATGAGTCCCGCCTAAGAGAAGTTTGTGAGAACTTTCTTGGACCCCCCCTTGGAATGGCTGAATCTGGATCGGATGCAAAATCACCAGTGTGGGACCCTTCTATTCTT GGTATGGATAAGCACAAGCTTCTCCGCGAAGACATTCTTCCGGCTATGGCATCCAACAGGAAAGTCCAACGGTTACTCAACGAGTTCATGGATCTCCTTTCTGAATATGCCACCATTGAGACAAACTCTGAGCAGAAGAATCGACCACAACCGACTTCACCATCCCATCCCACAAAAGATGCAATGGATTCCAACTCTCCTACAATAGAGAGAGAAGATTGTTATCCAGCAGCCACTTGTGAGAATGTTCTCGAGCCAGCTGCTACCACAGCGGATCCTACTCTGCAGTATACTGATGAAATGGATGTTGTGACAATGACGAGAGAATCTCAAGCAGATTCTGTTAAAACTACGTCACAAACAACAGATGAAATGAATATAGACATCCCTGTCTCAGATCAAGTGGAAAATGCTGCCCCATCTACAAAACAGGACTCTTGA